The following are encoded in a window of Rosa chinensis cultivar Old Blush chromosome 4, RchiOBHm-V2, whole genome shotgun sequence genomic DNA:
- the LOC112195792 gene encoding caffeic acid 3-O-methyltransferase, which produces MASPLEIETLRYSSILVDAKRKEEESSFDHAVQLMLSSALPMSIQSAIDLGLFDIISKAGTDAKLSVSDIAAKIGTKNPEAPVMLDRILRLLTSHSVLSCSVVNGQRLYSLTAVSKHFATNEDGASLGPTTALLQCNLSLNCWSQIRDAVVEGGIPFNRIYGKTPYQYQDSDPKFNQLFNLGMVNLTTLVMRRILDSYQGFEHLNQVVDVGGGLGIALSLITSKYSYIKGINYDLPHVIKEAPHYPGVEHVGGDMFSKVPCGDAIFLKNVLHDWMDEQCIKLLKNCYTAIPDKGKVIVVETLASIEPNTSLAEKISSELDVIMMTVAPGGKERTQHQFMDLATAAGFSGIKYECLASYLHVMEFIK; this is translated from the exons ATGGCCTCTCCATTGGAAATAGAAACACTCCGGTACTCCAGCATTCTTGTTGAtgctaaaagaaaagaagaagaaagcagctTTGATCATGCTGTTCAGCTAATGCTTTCTTCTGCGCTACCCATGTCAATTCAGTCAGCAATTGACCTCGGCCTGTTTGATATCATTTCCAAAGCGGGTACAGATGCCAAGCTCTCTGTATCAGATATTGCAGCCAAGATTGGCACCAAGAACCCCGAGGCGCCAGTTATGCTGGACCGCATCCTCAGGCTCCTCACCTCACACTCCGTGCTCAGTTGCTCTGTGGTCAATGGCCAAAGGCTTTACAGCCTCACCGCGGTGTCCAAGCACTTTGCGACTAATGAAGATGGTGCTTCTTTAGGCCCCACCACGGCATTACTTCAATGCAATCTCAGCTTGAACTGTTG GTCACAAATAAGAGATGCAGTTGTTGAAGGAGGAATTCCGTTTAATAGGATCTATGGAAAAACCCCCTATCAGTATCAAGATTCAGACCCCAAGTTTAATCAACTTTTCAATTTGGGAATGGTCAACCTCACTACTTTGGTTATGAGGAGGATTCTTGATAGCTACCAGGGTTTTGAGCACCTTAACCAGGTTGTTGATGTTGGGGGAGGTCTAGGGATAGCTCTTAGTCTAATCACTTCCAAATATTCTTATATTAAGGGAATCAATTACGACTTGCCCCATGTTATAAAAGAAGCTCCCCATTATCCTG GCGTGGAACATGTCGGAGGAGACATGTTTTCAAAGGTTCCATGTGGAGATGCCATTTTTCTGAAG AACGTACTTCATGATTGGATGGATGAGCAATGCATAAAACTATTGAAAAATTGTTACACTGCGATTCCAGATAAAGGAAAAGTAATCGTTGTAGAAACACTTGCTTCAATTGAGCCAAACACTAGCCTTGCTGAGAAGATCTCCTCAGAGCTTGATGTGATTATGATGACAGTAGCCCCAGGAGGGAAGGAAAGGACCCAACACCAATTTATGGACTTGGCAACTGCTGCTGGATTTAGTGGCATCAAATATGAATGTCTTGCCAGTTATCTTCATGTTATGGAGTTCATCAAGTAG